In the genome of Halostella salina, the window AACTCCTGGACGTAGAACACCTTGTGCTCGTAGTGGCCGAGCGTCGCCTTGTGTTCGAGGATGGCCTCGGCGGCGCTTTTCGAGTCTATCTTCGCCATCAGGCGACCCCAGGAGCCGATCACCGGCTTGAGGACGCAGGGGTAGCCGAAGTCCTCGATGATCTCCATCGCGGCGTCCTTGGTGAACGCCACGTCCGTGTTGGGCGTGGGGATGCCCGCGCGGGTGAGCGCGAGGCTGTTTTTCACCTTGTCCGCACACACCTCGGCGGTGTCCGGGCTGTTGACGACGGGCACGTCGTACGCCTCGCAGAACTGCGTGACGTAGAGGCTCCGGCTCGTCGCCAGACAGCGGTCGATCACCAGATCGAGGTCGTCGAACGCCGGCGGTGCCTGCTCGATGTTGAACCGCTGTTTCCGCACGTCTATCTTGGTCACCTCGTGGCCCCGGTCGCGAAGCTCCGACAGCAGGAGCTTCTCGTCCTTGCGGATCCGGGAGTACAGCATGCCGACGTTCATTGTCGTGTGTTCGTGGTAGGTCGCTGGGTCGTCTCGGTCGCTCGTCGAGCGAGTGTTCGTGCCGTCGTCACCTTACTCCCCCCAGTCCTCTTCCAGCTCGGGGGCCTTCTCGAGGACCGGCGGGTTGGTGTCGGTGACTTCCAGCTCCGCGCCGCAGGTGGTGCAGTCGAGTATCTCTCCCACTTCGAGGTCGTCGTGCAGGGCGACGTCGGCCCCGCACTCAACGCATTCCGCCATTGTACTCCTCACTCGTCGTGGAGAGACCTTAAACCCTTCGAACTTACCAGAAAAATTAAGTTATCTACAGCCACCTCTAATGGAGTTAGGAGCGTTCAAAACCGAATTTCGAGTTCCGATATCAGATTCGGAATATGTTATGTGTCCCCTCGCGGGGACGGCGGCAGCGGCGGCCCGGTCGCCGGGGGCGTGTGGACCGGCTCACGCATACGACGCCACCTCCGCGTGGAGCAGTTCGTCGGCGTCCGCGACCGCGTCGCGCTCGGTTTCGACGGCCTCGGCGTGGACCGCCAGCGCCGTCTCGGCCTCGCTCACCT includes:
- the lysX gene encoding lysine biosynthesis protein LysX produces the protein MNVGMLYSRIRKDEKLLLSELRDRGHEVTKIDVRKQRFNIEQAPPAFDDLDLVIDRCLATSRSLYVTQFCEAYDVPVVNSPDTAEVCADKVKNSLALTRAGIPTPNTDVAFTKDAAMEIIEDFGYPCVLKPVIGSWGRLMAKIDSKSAAEAILEHKATLGHYEHKVFYVQEFVEKPGRDIRVLATDGEPVAAMVRSSDHWLTNAAQGAETAEFELDDEARDLVEQASDAVGGGLLGVDLMETGDSYTVHEVNHTVEFKALNDTTDVDVPAAVVDWLEATAAERQEVTAQ
- the lysW gene encoding lysine biosynthesis protein LysW, with product MAECVECGADVALHDDLEVGEILDCTTCGAELEVTDTNPPVLEKAPELEEDWGE